One window from the genome of Garra rufa chromosome 1, GarRuf1.0, whole genome shotgun sequence encodes:
- the LOC141343276 gene encoding SLAM family member 5-like — MKSAEVMEGDSVTLHTNLTEIQGDDLILWTFGPKDTHIAKINKAHNEIFHDGVDGRFRDRLKLDNQTGSLTITNTSTEHSGPYKIEIVSENQVLIKTFSVTVYAFLSIPVITSYSPSSSERSESSRCVLLCSVGNVTYVTLSWYKGNSLLSSISIPQLNTTISLHLEVEYQDNNTYSCVLNNPISHQAQHLNISDFCQPEESSCIYCVYGSTEAVIRLASSVLVGVAIVAVLIFDIRSRRV; from the exons ATGAAGTCAGCAGAAGTGATGGAGGGGGATTCTGTCACTCTACACACCAATCTGACTGAAATACAAGGCGATGATCTGATTCTCTGGACGTTTGGACCTAAAGACACGCACATAGCTAAAATCAATAAAGCACACAATGAGATATTTCACGACGGTgttgatgggagattcagagacagactgaagctggacaatcAGACCGGATCGctcaccatcacaaacaccagCACAGAACACTCTGGACCTTATAAAATAGAAATCGTCTCTGAAAATCAGGTCTTAATCAAGACTTTCAGCGTTACTGTCTATG CTTTTCTTTCCATTCCTGTCATCACAAGTTACTCTCCATCATCATCTGAAAGATCAGAAAGCTCCAGATGTGTGTTGCTGTGTTCAGTGGGGAATGTGACAtatgtgactctctcctggtacaaaggaaacagtttacTATCCTCCATCAGTATCCCGCAGCTCAACACCACCATCTCTCTAcatctggaggtggaatatcaggataacaacacctacagctgtgtgctgAACAATCCCATCAGTCATCAGGCTCAACATCTCAACATCTCGGACTTTTGTCAACCAGAGGAAAGTTCTTGTATTT ATTGTGTCTACGGTTCGACTGAAGCTGTGATCCGATTGGCCAGCTCGGTTCTGGTGGGAGTGGCTATTGTTGCTGTGCTGATTTTTGACATCAGATCCAGAAGAGTTTGA